A DNA window from Desulfurobacterium atlanticum contains the following coding sequences:
- a CDS encoding glycosyltransferase family 4 protein, translating to MNILINSRFLTQKITGTQRFAIEISLQLKKLMLNVVFVSPRNILHTKIANELNVKTIGVNTGHLWEQVDLPVYLKKVGNSLLINLVNAAPLIYKNQIITIHDLAFLKHPEWFSRKFYLFYRTLIPKIAKKAKIILTVSNFSKTEIINLLNIPSQKVEVIYNGISNKFSFNPSIKKENFILAVSSLDPRKNFKNLILAFKKLKLKEHKLLIVGSKNKVFSNQEIEQLIKETPNIEFTGYVPDEELVNLYQRAKLFVYPSLYEGFGLPPLEAMACGTPVVVSNVASLPEVCGDAAYYVNPYDVNDIAKGIETVLKYELLQKELIKKGLERVKLFSWEKSAEKLAKIIEEVVQN from the coding sequence ATGAATATTTTAATTAACTCTCGCTTCCTAACTCAGAAAATTACAGGAACTCAAAGATTTGCGATAGAAATTTCACTTCAACTTAAAAAACTAATGCTAAATGTAGTGTTTGTCTCTCCAAGAAATATTCTTCATACTAAAATTGCAAATGAATTGAATGTTAAAACTATAGGAGTAAATACTGGGCATTTATGGGAGCAAGTAGATCTGCCTGTGTATCTAAAAAAAGTTGGTAATTCTCTTTTAATAAATTTAGTTAATGCTGCTCCTTTAATATACAAAAATCAAATTATCACTATCCATGACTTAGCTTTTTTAAAACATCCTGAATGGTTTTCAAGAAAGTTTTACCTATTTTATAGAACTTTAATTCCAAAAATAGCTAAAAAAGCAAAGATAATTCTAACTGTTAGCAATTTTTCAAAAACAGAAATTATTAATTTGCTTAATATACCATCACAAAAAGTAGAAGTAATTTATAACGGAATTTCGAACAAGTTTTCCTTTAATCCTTCTATAAAAAAAGAAAATTTTATCCTTGCAGTATCTTCTTTAGACCCACGGAAAAATTTCAAAAATCTTATTTTAGCTTTTAAGAAACTGAAGTTAAAAGAACATAAACTTTTAATAGTTGGAAGCAAAAATAAAGTTTTTTCTAACCAAGAAATTGAACAACTGATAAAGGAAACTCCAAATATAGAGTTTACAGGCTATGTTCCAGATGAAGAATTAGTTAATCTCTATCAGAGAGCAAAATTATTCGTTTATCCTTCTCTCTACGAAGGCTTTGGTCTTCCGCCACTTGAAGCTATGGCTTGCGGAACTCCTGTTGTAGTTTCAAATGTTGCAAGTTTACCTGAAGTTTGCGGTGATGCTGCTTATTATGTAAATCCTTATGATGTGAATGATATTGCAAAAGGTATAGAAACTGTTTTAAAATATGAACTGCTTCAAAAAGAATTAATAAAGAAAGGATTGGAAAGAGTAAAATTATTTAGCTGGGAAAAATCAGCAGAAAAGCTTGCAAAAATAATAGAAGAGGTTGTTCAAAATTGA